In Castanea sativa cultivar Marrone di Chiusa Pesio chromosome 6, ASM4071231v1, a single window of DNA contains:
- the LOC142638636 gene encoding uncharacterized protein LOC142638636, which produces MAKNRNKKKRNAAVSMDTTDVIVSDIPQAMDTSESVAKNSASAAHVKKVKGRPMKRAKNARKMKAIAKAISKNEKCVEKTLKHEGKKLKTQSAKMLYD; this is translated from the exons ATGGCGAAGAACAggaacaagaagaagagaaacgCTGCCGTTTCAATGGACACCACCGATGTTATCGTTTCAGATATCCCTCAAG caaTGGACACGTCAGAATCTGTTGCTAAGAACTCAGCCTCTGCTGCACACGTAAA AAAGGTGAAGGGAAGACCAATGAAGAGAGCAAAGAATGCTCGAAAGATGAAAGCCATCGCAAAAGCTATATCTAAAAATGAGAAGTGTGTTGAGAAAACTTTAAAGCATGAaggaaaaaagttgaaaacgcAATCTGCCAAAATGTTGTATGACTAA